A stretch of the Vigna radiata var. radiata cultivar VC1973A chromosome 7, Vradiata_ver6, whole genome shotgun sequence genome encodes the following:
- the LOC106768606 gene encoding CCR4-NOT transcription complex subunit 10 isoform X2 — MESRDLPSSSPSSTANRDASSGTETEDGVFTVAVALAKDAALHFQSGKFAECVEVLNQLLQKKQDDPKVVHNIAIAEFFRDGCSDPKRLLEVINGVKRKNDELALALGEQGESLNNVGNKVVLGSKGSNASAHQFSGSNSTGTVYSDEFDSSVAMLNIAIIWFHLHDYAKTLSVLEPLFQNIEPIDETTALHICLLLLDASLACHDASKSADVLTYLEKAFGVSSVSQGDSGNTAQQPAANLVTKSAPVAISASATDASSSDLGSSANASENHLSRALSEDTLDYEAMILDMGGQNLARPMGPSSNDISRALVDRFSTVDLKLKLQLYKVRFLLLTRNLKLAKREVKLAMNIARGRDSSMALLLKSQLEYARGNHRKAVKLLMASNNRTDTAFSSIFNNNLGCIYYQLGKYQTSSLFFSKALTNCSSLRKDQSLKLPTFSQDNSLLIIYNCGVQYLACGKPILAARCFQKASLVFYKQPLLWLRLSECCLMALEKGLIKSTRFPSDKLGVGVCVVGIGKWRQLVVEDQIPGKGHMDSSEGDDSCPSEDGRLKLSVSLAQQCLLNALNLLDSNNANCLKSGLPSNSSVEENDGSEVSPSKNSNIKNLHGIDSKAFSVVGLGQVNANGDTKEQKGGNSQELVQNSLSYYENVRKRENQLVKQAALANLAYVELELDNPLKALSVARSLLELPECSRIYIFLGHVYAAEALCLLNRPKEAAEHLSFYLSGGNNVDLPFSLEDCEKWQPERTAEFEEVNVGSVAAKNSSLEGAQSIVFLKPEEARATIYANFAVMSAMQGEFEKSSILIAQALSILPNSPEATLTAVYLDLLLGKPQEALTKLKRCSRIRFLPSGITLSKSS; from the exons ATGGAATCCCGAGATTTACCGTCGTCGTCCCCGTCGTCCACCGCCAACCGCGATGCCTCCTCCGGCACCGAGACCGAGGACGGCGTTTTCACCGTCGCCGTGGCACTCGCCAAAGATGCCGCGTTGCATTTTCAGTCTGGCAAGTTCGCCGAGTGCGTTGAGGTTTTGAACCAGCTCCTGCAGAAGAAGCAGGACGATCCAAAG GTAGTTCATAATATTGCAATTGCGGAATTCTTCCGAGACGGTTGTTCAGATCCCAAAAGGTTGCTTGAAGTAATAAATGGCGTCAAG AGGAAAAATGATGAGCTTGCTCTAGCTTTGGGAGAACAAGGGGAGTCACTTAACAATGTTGGAAATAAAGTTGTTTTGGGATCCAAAGGAAGTAATGCTTCAGCGCATCAGTTTTCAGGTTCAAACAGCACTGGCACCGTGTATTCAGATGAATTTGACTCTTCTGTGGCAATGCTAAATATT gCCATCATTTGGTTCCATCTGCATGACTATGCAAAGACATTGTCTGTATTGGAACCTCTCTTTCAAAATATTGAACCTATAGATGAG ACAACGGCTCTTCATATTTGTCTTCTGCTGCTTGATGCTAGCCTTGCTTGCCATGATGCATCAAAATCAGCT GATGTGTTGACTTATCTAGAAAAAGCATTTGGTGTTAGTAGTGTGAGTCAAGGTGACAGTGGGAACACAGCACAGCAACCAGCTGCAAATTTAGTTACCAAGTCTGCACCTGTTGCCATTAGTGCGTCAGCTACTGATGCATCCAGTTCTGACTTAGGGTCAAGTGCAAATGCATCTGAAAATCATCTCTCCAGAGCTTTGTCTGAGGATACACTTGATTATGAAGCCATGATTTTGGATATGGGTGGACAAAATTTAGCAAGGCCAATGGGCCCATCTTCAAATGACATTTCAAGGGCTTTGGTTGACAGGTTTTCTACTGTTGATTTAAAGCTAAAATTGCAACTTTACAAGGTTAGGTTTCTGCTTCTTACTAGGAACCTGAAGCTGGCAAAACGAGAAGTCAAGCTGGCCATGAACATTGCACGTGGAAGAGATTCATCAATGGCTCTTCTTTTGAAATCCCAGCTTGAGTATGCCCGTGGTAACCACCGCAAAGCTGTAAAGCTATTGATGGCATCAAATAATAGAACAGACACAGCATTTTCAAGCATTTTCAACAACAATCTTGGTTGCATTTATTATCAGCTTGGGAAATATCAGACgtcatctttatttttctcaaaggCTTTAACCAATTGCTCATCACTGCGGAAGGATCAATCTTTAAAGCTACCCACTTTCTCACAGGACAATTCTCtccttataatttataattgtggTGTGCAGTACTTAGCTTGTGGGAAGCCAATACTTGCTGCTCGATGTTTCCAGAAGGCAAGTCTGGTCTTTTATAAACAACCTCTCTTGTGGCTCAGACTCTCGGAATGCTGTTTGATGGCTTTAGAAAAGGGCCTCATCAAATCAACTCGGTTCCCATCAGATAAGTTGGGGGTAGGAGTGTGTGTTGTTGGAATTGGAAAATGGAGGCAACTTGTGGTGGAAGATCAGATTCCAGGAAAGGGACATATGGACTCATCTGAAGGGGATGATTCTTGTCCAAGTGAAGATGGGCGACTGAAGTTATCAGTGTCCCTTGCCCAGCAATGCCTCTTGAATGCTCTAAACTTGCTGGATTCGAACAATGCAAATTGTTTGAAATCTGGTTTGCCCTCTAACTCTTCCGTGGAGGAAAATGATGGAAGTGAAGTGTCACCTTCAaagaattcaaatattaaaaacttacatGGCATTGATTCAAAGGCATTTTCAGTAGTAGGTTTAGGTCAGGTCAATGCAAACGGGGACACTAAGGAACAAAAGGGAGGAAATAGTCAGGAACTTGTTCAGAACTCCCTATCCTATTATGAAAATGTCCGTAAAAGAGAAAATCAACTGGTTAAACAAGCTGCTCTTGCTAATTTAGCTTATGTGGAGCTGGAATTGGACAATCCTTTGAAGGCACTATCAGTTGCAAGATCTCTCTTAGAACTTCCAGAATGTTCCAGAATTTACATCTTTCTAGGCCATGTTTATGCAGCAGAGGCTCTCTGCTTGCTGAACAGACCAAAGGAAGCGGCTGAgcatttgtcattttatttgtcTGGGGGAAACAATGTTGACTTGCCTTTCAGCCTTGAGGACTGTGAGAAATGGCAACCAGAGAGGACTGCCGAATTTGAAGAGGTGAATGTAGGATCCGTTGCTGCCAAGAATTCTTCTCTTGAAGGCGCTCAGAGTATTGTTTTCCTCAAGCCAGAGGAGGCGCGAGCAACAATTTATGCAAATTTTGCTGTAATGTCCGCAATGCAGGGTGAGTTTGAGAAATCCAGTATTTTGATTGCACAGGCATTGTCCATATTACCCAACAGTCCAGAAGCCACACTTACTGCAGTTTATTTGGATCTTTTGCTCGGTAAGCCACAGGAAGCTCTGACCAAATTAAAACGTTGTAGCCGTATTAGGTTCCTTCCTAGTGGAATAACATTGAGTAAATCTTCTTGA
- the LOC106768606 gene encoding CCR4-NOT transcription complex subunit 10 isoform X1 — translation MESRDLPSSSPSSTANRDASSGTETEDGVFTVAVALAKDAALHFQSGKFAECVEVLNQLLQKKQDDPKVVHNIAIAEFFRDGCSDPKRLLEVINGVKLIQRKNDELALALGEQGESLNNVGNKVVLGSKGSNASAHQFSGSNSTGTVYSDEFDSSVAMLNIAIIWFHLHDYAKTLSVLEPLFQNIEPIDETTALHICLLLLDASLACHDASKSADVLTYLEKAFGVSSVSQGDSGNTAQQPAANLVTKSAPVAISASATDASSSDLGSSANASENHLSRALSEDTLDYEAMILDMGGQNLARPMGPSSNDISRALVDRFSTVDLKLKLQLYKVRFLLLTRNLKLAKREVKLAMNIARGRDSSMALLLKSQLEYARGNHRKAVKLLMASNNRTDTAFSSIFNNNLGCIYYQLGKYQTSSLFFSKALTNCSSLRKDQSLKLPTFSQDNSLLIIYNCGVQYLACGKPILAARCFQKASLVFYKQPLLWLRLSECCLMALEKGLIKSTRFPSDKLGVGVCVVGIGKWRQLVVEDQIPGKGHMDSSEGDDSCPSEDGRLKLSVSLAQQCLLNALNLLDSNNANCLKSGLPSNSSVEENDGSEVSPSKNSNIKNLHGIDSKAFSVVGLGQVNANGDTKEQKGGNSQELVQNSLSYYENVRKRENQLVKQAALANLAYVELELDNPLKALSVARSLLELPECSRIYIFLGHVYAAEALCLLNRPKEAAEHLSFYLSGGNNVDLPFSLEDCEKWQPERTAEFEEVNVGSVAAKNSSLEGAQSIVFLKPEEARATIYANFAVMSAMQGEFEKSSILIAQALSILPNSPEATLTAVYLDLLLGKPQEALTKLKRCSRIRFLPSGITLSKSS, via the exons ATGGAATCCCGAGATTTACCGTCGTCGTCCCCGTCGTCCACCGCCAACCGCGATGCCTCCTCCGGCACCGAGACCGAGGACGGCGTTTTCACCGTCGCCGTGGCACTCGCCAAAGATGCCGCGTTGCATTTTCAGTCTGGCAAGTTCGCCGAGTGCGTTGAGGTTTTGAACCAGCTCCTGCAGAAGAAGCAGGACGATCCAAAG GTAGTTCATAATATTGCAATTGCGGAATTCTTCCGAGACGGTTGTTCAGATCCCAAAAGGTTGCTTGAAGTAATAAATGGCGTCAAG TTGATTCAGAGGAAAAATGATGAGCTTGCTCTAGCTTTGGGAGAACAAGGGGAGTCACTTAACAATGTTGGAAATAAAGTTGTTTTGGGATCCAAAGGAAGTAATGCTTCAGCGCATCAGTTTTCAGGTTCAAACAGCACTGGCACCGTGTATTCAGATGAATTTGACTCTTCTGTGGCAATGCTAAATATT gCCATCATTTGGTTCCATCTGCATGACTATGCAAAGACATTGTCTGTATTGGAACCTCTCTTTCAAAATATTGAACCTATAGATGAG ACAACGGCTCTTCATATTTGTCTTCTGCTGCTTGATGCTAGCCTTGCTTGCCATGATGCATCAAAATCAGCT GATGTGTTGACTTATCTAGAAAAAGCATTTGGTGTTAGTAGTGTGAGTCAAGGTGACAGTGGGAACACAGCACAGCAACCAGCTGCAAATTTAGTTACCAAGTCTGCACCTGTTGCCATTAGTGCGTCAGCTACTGATGCATCCAGTTCTGACTTAGGGTCAAGTGCAAATGCATCTGAAAATCATCTCTCCAGAGCTTTGTCTGAGGATACACTTGATTATGAAGCCATGATTTTGGATATGGGTGGACAAAATTTAGCAAGGCCAATGGGCCCATCTTCAAATGACATTTCAAGGGCTTTGGTTGACAGGTTTTCTACTGTTGATTTAAAGCTAAAATTGCAACTTTACAAGGTTAGGTTTCTGCTTCTTACTAGGAACCTGAAGCTGGCAAAACGAGAAGTCAAGCTGGCCATGAACATTGCACGTGGAAGAGATTCATCAATGGCTCTTCTTTTGAAATCCCAGCTTGAGTATGCCCGTGGTAACCACCGCAAAGCTGTAAAGCTATTGATGGCATCAAATAATAGAACAGACACAGCATTTTCAAGCATTTTCAACAACAATCTTGGTTGCATTTATTATCAGCTTGGGAAATATCAGACgtcatctttatttttctcaaaggCTTTAACCAATTGCTCATCACTGCGGAAGGATCAATCTTTAAAGCTACCCACTTTCTCACAGGACAATTCTCtccttataatttataattgtggTGTGCAGTACTTAGCTTGTGGGAAGCCAATACTTGCTGCTCGATGTTTCCAGAAGGCAAGTCTGGTCTTTTATAAACAACCTCTCTTGTGGCTCAGACTCTCGGAATGCTGTTTGATGGCTTTAGAAAAGGGCCTCATCAAATCAACTCGGTTCCCATCAGATAAGTTGGGGGTAGGAGTGTGTGTTGTTGGAATTGGAAAATGGAGGCAACTTGTGGTGGAAGATCAGATTCCAGGAAAGGGACATATGGACTCATCTGAAGGGGATGATTCTTGTCCAAGTGAAGATGGGCGACTGAAGTTATCAGTGTCCCTTGCCCAGCAATGCCTCTTGAATGCTCTAAACTTGCTGGATTCGAACAATGCAAATTGTTTGAAATCTGGTTTGCCCTCTAACTCTTCCGTGGAGGAAAATGATGGAAGTGAAGTGTCACCTTCAaagaattcaaatattaaaaacttacatGGCATTGATTCAAAGGCATTTTCAGTAGTAGGTTTAGGTCAGGTCAATGCAAACGGGGACACTAAGGAACAAAAGGGAGGAAATAGTCAGGAACTTGTTCAGAACTCCCTATCCTATTATGAAAATGTCCGTAAAAGAGAAAATCAACTGGTTAAACAAGCTGCTCTTGCTAATTTAGCTTATGTGGAGCTGGAATTGGACAATCCTTTGAAGGCACTATCAGTTGCAAGATCTCTCTTAGAACTTCCAGAATGTTCCAGAATTTACATCTTTCTAGGCCATGTTTATGCAGCAGAGGCTCTCTGCTTGCTGAACAGACCAAAGGAAGCGGCTGAgcatttgtcattttatttgtcTGGGGGAAACAATGTTGACTTGCCTTTCAGCCTTGAGGACTGTGAGAAATGGCAACCAGAGAGGACTGCCGAATTTGAAGAGGTGAATGTAGGATCCGTTGCTGCCAAGAATTCTTCTCTTGAAGGCGCTCAGAGTATTGTTTTCCTCAAGCCAGAGGAGGCGCGAGCAACAATTTATGCAAATTTTGCTGTAATGTCCGCAATGCAGGGTGAGTTTGAGAAATCCAGTATTTTGATTGCACAGGCATTGTCCATATTACCCAACAGTCCAGAAGCCACACTTACTGCAGTTTATTTGGATCTTTTGCTCGGTAAGCCACAGGAAGCTCTGACCAAATTAAAACGTTGTAGCCGTATTAGGTTCCTTCCTAGTGGAATAACATTGAGTAAATCTTCTTGA